The Citrifermentans bemidjiense Bem genome window below encodes:
- a CDS encoding YceI family protein → MNRSIKHFAAIFAAAFLVMVPAFAIASTWNIDPEHSSAQFKVRHLMVSHVKGGFGKVSGVVTVDDKDVAKSHVTASIDTASLDSGVAKRDAHLKSADFLDVEKYPTMTFTSTKIDKKGDGKLRMTGNLTLHGMTRPVVLEVDGPSAEVKDPMGNIRRGASATTKISRKEFGVVWNKALEAGGVAVGDDVDISIEVEMILAK, encoded by the coding sequence TGCCATCTTCGCGGCGGCTTTTCTCGTAATGGTCCCGGCGTTTGCCATTGCATCGACCTGGAACATAGATCCGGAACACTCAAGCGCGCAGTTCAAGGTACGTCACCTGATGGTTTCGCACGTTAAGGGAGGCTTCGGGAAGGTTTCCGGTGTGGTTACGGTGGACGACAAGGACGTCGCTAAATCGCACGTTACTGCCAGCATCGACACAGCCTCGCTCGATTCGGGTGTTGCCAAGAGGGACGCGCATCTAAAGAGCGCCGACTTCCTGGACGTCGAGAAGTACCCGACCATGACCTTTACCTCGACGAAGATCGATAAAAAAGGGGACGGCAAGCTCAGGATGACTGGCAACCTGACCCTGCATGGCATGACCAGGCCGGTCGTTCTGGAGGTCGACGGACCGTCTGCGGAGGTGAAGGATCCGATGGGAAATATCCGGCGCGGCGCCTCAGCTACCACCAAGATCAGCAGGAAGGAGTTTGGAGTTGTCTGGAACAAGGCACTTGAGGCTGGTGGGGTGGCGGTCGGCGATGACGTCGATATCAGCATCGAGGTGGAAATGATCTTGGCTAAGTAA